The following proteins are co-located in the Billgrantia tianxiuensis genome:
- a CDS encoding TRAP transporter substrate-binding protein, producing MTTKTTVPNIRHAAGAIGLAGVLMSALASPLALASDITLSYAFISPASTFPGVQMEHWAEEIERRTDGRVTVNTFPGSTLLSANNMYDGVLSGVADIGLSITSYEPSRFPLLNLAGSLTGLEVNSTVASQTVYELIQEFPPEQLGLEDFKVITAFTSEPGYLQTKEPVTSLDALHGQEIRVPGDSTDVLAALGGVPIALSQADTGEALQSGVVDGYVSSREVLMDLRYARTVKYVTDYPLSNAVLVAVMNRQRWESLPEDVQQVIDELGAEMAFFAGDYLDSHVEASLEWAREEEGVEVLSLSDEEAARWTERLLPINEERLTRVAELGLPAHEFHERMLELFEQYQQ from the coding sequence ATGACGACGAAGACAACAGTGCCGAACATTCGGCACGCGGCGGGTGCCATTGGGTTGGCGGGTGTGCTGATGAGTGCCCTGGCAAGCCCGCTCGCTTTGGCCAGCGACATCACCCTCAGTTATGCCTTCATCTCGCCTGCCAGCACCTTCCCCGGTGTGCAGATGGAGCATTGGGCGGAGGAGATTGAGCGCCGCACCGACGGGCGCGTGACGGTGAACACCTTTCCCGGCAGTACGCTGCTGTCCGCCAACAACATGTATGACGGCGTGTTGAGCGGCGTCGCCGATATCGGGCTTTCGATCACCTCCTATGAGCCGAGCCGTTTTCCACTGCTCAATCTGGCCGGCAGCCTGACCGGGCTGGAGGTCAATTCGACCGTGGCGAGTCAGACCGTCTACGAGCTGATTCAGGAGTTTCCTCCCGAGCAGCTGGGCCTCGAGGATTTCAAGGTCATTACGGCCTTCACCTCCGAGCCTGGCTATCTGCAGACCAAGGAGCCGGTGACTTCCCTGGACGCGCTGCATGGCCAGGAGATTCGTGTGCCTGGAGACAGTACCGATGTCCTGGCGGCGCTGGGCGGGGTGCCGATAGCGCTCTCGCAGGCCGACACGGGCGAGGCACTGCAATCGGGCGTCGTCGACGGCTACGTGAGCTCACGGGAAGTGCTGATGGACCTGCGCTATGCGCGCACCGTCAAGTACGTCACCGACTACCCCTTGTCGAATGCGGTGCTGGTGGCGGTCATGAACCGCCAGCGCTGGGAGTCGCTGCCCGAGGACGTTCAGCAGGTCATCGACGAGCTGGGCGCCGAAATGGCCTTCTTCGCCGGCGACTATCTCGATTCCCACGTCGAGGCGTCGCTGGAGTGGGCGCGTGAGGAAGAGGGGGTCGAAGTGCTCTCGCTGAGCGATGAAGAGGCGGCTCGCTGGACCGAACGCCTGCTGCCGATCAACGAGGAGCGGTTGACCCGCGTTGCCGAGCTGGGCCTGCCGGCGCACGAGTTTCATGAGCGTATGCTCGAACTTTTCGAGCAATACCAGCAGTAG
- a CDS encoding amidase, which yields MSSLIQSLDLGKGSKRVVVKDSIDIAGYPTRAGSAALADAPAAERHAEIVERTLAAGYRIVAKANLHELAFGMTGLNAWTGTPENPRFPALIPGGSSSGSAAAVAAGLAEIGIGTDTGGSIRVPAACCGVYGLKPTFGRLGRRGVMPAHSSLDCVGPLSADLDELIAFMAAVDTDFVVGNGAAMPRLSGLAVAADAAILGAVEACLEDAGLAGETRTLPLMDEAYEAAMALIRRETYVACAAWLDSGRLGSDVERRLRAAAETTDAELREAEAVRRAFTAGVDRLLETYEVLALPTLPHFPLTRVAAEEGRQDLSVSSLVRPFNLSGHPALSLPLSPSRGRPVSLQLVGRRGDDAGVCRAARYLVGARPAEAIQTTGETHAQPGR from the coding sequence ATGTCCTCTCTCATCCAATCTCTCGACCTCGGCAAGGGCTCCAAGCGAGTCGTGGTCAAGGACAGCATCGATATCGCCGGCTACCCGACCCGGGCCGGCTCGGCGGCGCTGGCCGATGCGCCGGCGGCGGAGAGGCATGCCGAGATCGTCGAGCGCACGCTGGCAGCCGGTTATCGCATCGTCGCCAAGGCCAACCTGCATGAGCTGGCATTCGGCATGACCGGCCTCAATGCCTGGACCGGTACTCCCGAGAACCCGCGCTTCCCGGCGCTGATCCCTGGTGGGTCTTCCAGCGGCTCGGCGGCGGCGGTGGCGGCGGGCCTGGCCGAGATCGGCATCGGTACCGACACGGGAGGCTCGATCCGGGTGCCGGCGGCCTGCTGCGGTGTGTACGGGTTGAAGCCCACCTTCGGCCGGCTCGGGCGTCGCGGCGTCATGCCTGCGCACAGCAGCCTCGACTGCGTGGGACCGCTCAGCGCCGACCTCGACGAGCTGATTGCCTTCATGGCGGCCGTGGATACCGACTTCGTCGTTGGAAACGGAGCGGCGATGCCGCGTCTGAGCGGGCTGGCGGTGGCGGCCGATGCCGCCATCCTCGGCGCGGTGGAGGCGTGTCTCGAAGACGCCGGACTGGCCGGTGAAACGCGCACATTGCCGCTGATGGACGAGGCCTACGAGGCGGCCATGGCGCTGATCAGGCGCGAGACCTACGTGGCCTGTGCCGCCTGGCTCGACAGCGGCCGCCTGGGGAGTGACGTGGAGCGCCGCCTGCGCGCGGCCGCCGAGACCACCGACGCCGAGCTGCGCGAGGCCGAAGCGGTACGCCGGGCCTTCACTGCCGGTGTGGACCGGCTGCTCGAGACCTACGAGGTGCTGGCGCTGCCGACGCTGCCGCACTTTCCGCTGACCCGCGTGGCGGCCGAGGAGGGGCGGCAGGATCTGAGCGTCTCGTCCCTCGTGCGGCCCTTCAACCTTTCGGGGCATCCCGCCCTGAGCCTGCCTCTGTCTCCGAGCCGGGGGCGGCCGGTGAGCCTGCAGCTCGTCGGTCGGCGAGGCGATGACGCCGGTGTCTGCCGGGCCGCGCGCTATCTGGTTGGCGCACGGCCTGCCGAGGCCATTCAAACAACAGGAGAAACCCATGCACAGCCAGGTCGATAA
- a CDS encoding TRAP transporter large permease — MSFTLVALIGVLALFVLIVLKMPISFAMFIVGFFGMLHITSSMAAYNIVSSGIWEQLSSYSLSVIPLFIFMGELLFRSGITEKLFAAAYAWTGHRQGSMATTTILSSAGFAAVCGSNTATAATVGTIALPEMKKFGYHRALSAGSVATGGTLGVIIPPSAVLIVIALQAELAIRDLFIASIVPGLILMTLFVLTIAYLCWRNPAMAPAGERSSWAARLASLKGVLEIFALFTLVLGGLFAGWFTSTEAAAVGCVGAIAIIGLRGRLSWEMLRESLGNTLRTSAMILMLVAGAVVFGRFLTVTRLPFLVGEWAAALPLPAVLVMACVLLIYVIGGALMDAMGFLIISIPIFFPVAMVLGYDPIWFGIMVCIVTSMGAITPPVGVNAFIVKSLDPELSFGDIFRGVGYFMSPYLICIALLLLVPEIVLFVL; from the coding sequence ATGAGCTTCACCCTGGTGGCCCTGATCGGCGTGCTGGCGCTTTTCGTGCTGATTGTCCTGAAGATGCCGATCAGCTTTGCCATGTTCATCGTCGGCTTCTTCGGGATGCTGCACATTACGAGTTCCATGGCGGCATACAACATCGTCAGCTCCGGGATCTGGGAGCAACTCTCCTCCTACTCCCTGAGCGTCATCCCGCTGTTCATCTTCATGGGCGAGCTGCTGTTTCGCTCGGGAATCACCGAGAAGCTCTTCGCTGCCGCCTATGCCTGGACCGGTCATCGCCAGGGCTCCATGGCCACGACGACGATCCTGAGCAGCGCCGGTTTCGCCGCGGTGTGCGGCTCCAACACCGCGACGGCCGCCACGGTGGGCACCATTGCCCTGCCGGAGATGAAGAAGTTCGGCTACCACAGGGCGCTGAGCGCCGGCAGCGTCGCCACCGGCGGCACCCTGGGCGTCATCATTCCGCCCAGCGCGGTGCTGATCGTGATCGCCTTGCAGGCCGAGCTGGCCATTCGCGATCTCTTCATCGCCAGCATCGTGCCCGGCCTGATTCTGATGACGCTGTTCGTGCTGACCATTGCCTATCTCTGCTGGCGCAATCCGGCCATGGCGCCGGCCGGCGAACGCTCTTCCTGGGCCGCACGCCTGGCCTCGCTCAAGGGCGTGCTGGAGATATTCGCGCTCTTCACCCTGGTGCTGGGAGGCCTGTTTGCCGGCTGGTTCACCTCCACCGAGGCGGCTGCGGTGGGCTGCGTCGGCGCCATTGCCATCATCGGCCTGCGCGGACGGCTATCCTGGGAGATGCTGCGGGAATCGCTGGGCAACACCCTCAGAACCTCCGCCATGATCCTGATGCTGGTGGCGGGCGCGGTGGTGTTCGGCCGCTTCCTGACCGTGACACGGCTGCCCTTCCTGGTTGGCGAGTGGGCCGCGGCGCTGCCCCTGCCGGCGGTGCTGGTCATGGCCTGCGTATTGCTGATCTACGTCATCGGCGGGGCGCTGATGGATGCCATGGGCTTTCTGATCATCTCGATCCCCATCTTCTTCCCGGTAGCGATGGTGCTGGGCTACGACCCGATCTGGTTCGGCATCATGGTCTGCATCGTGACCAGCATGGGGGCGATCACACCGCCGGTGGGAGTCAATGCCTTCATCGTCAAGAGCCTCGATCCGGAACTCAGCTTTGGCGATATCTTTCGTGGCGTCGGCTACTTCATGTCGCCTTACCTGATATGCATCGCGTTGCTGCTGCTGGTGCCCGAGATCGTGCTGTTCGTTCTCTGA
- a CDS encoding TRAP transporter small permease, which yields MNRFSLLVSRLLLALAGGALLAMVLLVVTNIVMRQVASSFGGTTEVVGWLTAVVVALSLAYAQATKAHIDLDMLVARLPQRLQHWIQALVLLASLLFFAMVAFKLWEYGLLAMQRGTVSQSLRLAVYPIIYLVAFGFTAFCLVLLVDVLECLKRGRVS from the coding sequence ATGAATAGATTTTCTCTCCTGGTCAGTCGGCTGTTGCTCGCCCTCGCCGGCGGTGCCTTGCTGGCCATGGTGCTCCTGGTGGTGACCAACATCGTCATGCGTCAGGTCGCCTCCTCGTTCGGCGGTACCACTGAGGTGGTCGGCTGGCTGACGGCGGTGGTGGTTGCGCTCTCCCTGGCCTATGCCCAGGCGACAAAGGCGCATATCGATCTGGACATGCTGGTGGCTCGCCTGCCCCAGCGGCTGCAGCACTGGATTCAAGCCCTGGTGTTGCTGGCGAGCCTGCTGTTCTTCGCCATGGTGGCGTTCAAGCTGTGGGAATATGGGCTCCTCGCCATGCAGCGCGGCACCGTATCGCAGTCTCTGCGCCTGGCCGTTTATCCCATCATCTATCTGGTCGCCTTCGGCTTCACCGCGTTCTGTCTGGTGCTGCTGGTGGATGTGCTGGAGTGCCTGAAGAGGGGGAGGGTGTCATGA